The Tenebrio molitor chromosome 5, icTenMoli1.1, whole genome shotgun sequence genome segment GTGCTGCAATGATAAACTATAAGGATACGTTCCATTACACAACAATAATCTCTTTCTTGCAGATTCACACCCACGCCAACATAAATTTCTTTCTCTAGACGCGAAAACGCCATTTTACAGGAAGTGCACGACAAGAAAGTTATATGGGCAAAAGAATCTCGTGCACTGTGTTGGGTAATTGCCCtgatacataaataaaaatgtctggTTCATTCAATTGTCGTggagaaatttttattttttgtgcgatactgtcagaatttgagaattttctcctgtgtgagcggattttgataaatgtcacaacttgtcaaaacgaaacgtcaagctaattttaaagattttaagcgatttggggCCTTCAAGGGGcccgtcgaacaaaaaaacgttgtattcaactcgttcgtgtgtaaattgggctttttttggcactcttGGCctactcatgccaaaaaaaacccaaaatACTCATGAACtggttaaataaactactattgtttattttccagttcTGTGTTCGTTTCCGCCAAGGATAATCgctgattaaaatttcaattaacggTTATTGGTTTCCTTTTCATTAAAAGTCATTTTATTCAAGAGTGATTACTGAAAGCAAGAGTGGTTACGTCGGCGATGTGTCACAAACAGTGGGAGTGCGGCATCACACTTatgcaacattttacatttgtccAGGTCATTGGTCACTGTTACACCGAGTtttcttttgtaaaatatatccgtaatagtttattaattattacagaCAGACACTGCGATTTGATAACTTAACGACCGTTTGGCAATGACCTACATATTcgacaaaatattaatttaagcCAGTTAAAATggtctttaatttttaaatattgaagcAGATCATAATTTATGTCATAATCTTGACAGCTCCAATAAGTTAAGGTGAATTATAATTAAGTTATCCTTACCTTAAATCatgtcacattttttaaatcgttttaTTGCTCTAGACAACACACTTAGCTGACATGTAATGAGGTTTGCCTAGACAACAAATTTAAGTTGGAGAAACAATTTTGGCagtaataatagttatttatgcaacaagtttctgtgtaaattgggtttttctaATTGTCCGAGGGACAAGATTTAAACGCGAGCGCGGCGagggttttaaggcctcgagggcaattagaaaagtccaatttacccagaaacgagttgcatacaaaatgttattatttgaaacgaggtccctgaagcttccaaatcttttaaaaatggtttcgcatttgctttgacagttttgacaaatttttcaagacctggcagaaatgtaacgttgaatgtgttgtttAGGGCAACCGTTCGTAATCTACTCCttttgctttagggcagttaagaggcagtttacaaaggagaaaaatgagaatttatgacagttgaaaacaataaaaacatattACATTAACTTGATTAATAACTGAaactaaatacataaataaataaaattaaaatatttttcaaaattcaataaatttgAGGAGAATGTATTCTGATAGAAAGTGGGGATTCAATAAGTTATTCTATAAAAGCAGTCGTCTTCACTTATTTCAGTCACAAGCTAACTTACTGTTAAAGAGCTGACTGTAAACTATTACTGCGGTTTCCCATTTTGTACTAAAGTTCATTCGCTGGATTTTCCCTGTCAAAATGTTGTCATGTTGCAAACCTGCACATCCTTTCCCAGTAATTTTCACATTATAGTGTTAGATATTCTATTCCTATTCCTGGATCATTTTACCATGgcggaaagaaaaaagaaggtTTTACTAACagctaatttgaaaattgcgttAATTAAATGTAGCCAAGGACTGAAAATACCTATCAAGTTGACTTGTTATCTTGTTGACAGCAATTAACATTACCTTTACAGTCTACTGACATGGTTACTTTATTAGCCCGTATTGGCGACATACACAGCTAAAATATTATTGAAGTAATAATCACactgccaaaaaattaaatatgtatagtcgttttcaatgacatccgtgctgtcagtgtcatttttaatatgttgaaGCAGATTGTACACCGGAATTCATTAACAGTATTCGAGTATAAGCaaatcctagttaaaaaaatgtcgaacaaGAAATGAAGGTTATGAATTatgataaaagaaaatttatatttcgtgaaacatcaacaacaaacaataaaacccAGTCTTCCACATGGTGTACAACACGGTTAAACTAAATCATCCTCGGAATCCGAATcatactacatattttctttgatttgtcgGAAATGAtacataataatttgaatttgtcaatttgccgcgtcaaggtaaattgccaaattaggaaattcaaaattattaaattgaaacaacaagtgatgccaacatattgtcatattgacagcacggatgtcattgaaaacgactgTAGTAATTTAACCTTGATGAGGAAAATTTCAAActttacttttttgttgtaaactGAGGCAAATCTACGTTTTAGTCGTTCcaagcaaaattttttactttttttatcaaaccAGAGATCATTCTGATCGAACCTAATTTTCTCATgactatacagggttattcactcAAGAGTACGAGCCGTATGAGCCTAACATGCAACCcaaattacatttacattacaaaaacaaTGGTAGGTACCTGAAATGTTATTTGAATTGCATTCATGTTAGGCTGGTACTCTTTTgtaaataaccctgtatagtatattaattagaaattaatttcattttacttttaatCAAGTTTAGCCAATATTAACTATTTAGCttagtaaattattttatttaagtagTAAATGAGTGCCTTAATTAGAAACAAGCTGACTACCATAATttgtaaaacattttattgaacaTCTTTGCTCGTCTCTGTGGCAGTTATGTATAAAGTGGCAgtttcttgtttgttttatcgaCACTTGGGGCCAGTTCTGGccataaaagaaataaaataaaacaataaataatttatttaaaaaattgtcttgTTTTAAAATGCCTGCAAGCACGAATTTGGAATGAAAAACTGTTACGtagctgtttttttttgtggtgtttCTTTTCTTTGTTTCAAATTACAGTAAGACAACCTTGCTGTTGCATTAAAAGAAACGAAGGAGTCAGTATCAATAAAGAATTAATATTTTGACCTTTTATATTTACACTTACAtgctttgacattttttaaatatgatttCATATtagttttttagtttaatATTCTCTAAAAATCCATTtcccttttccttttcttAATCTCAACCTTTCAGCACatgatgtaatttttttactgcTTATAAACcccatacaataaatttttctccaACCTGGTGTGCAATGGGTCGGTTCtatcgaaaaaatattgtttttgttatctCATATGTCATATTCATTGTTCGACTTGCCAAACAACACAGTTTACCTTCTCAGAAAACGAAAGAGGAATAAAAGAAAGTACAAAATGTATTTCCAGttcatttacttttatttatacTTCTTTGTATAAAATACAGTCGTGAGTGtacataaataatatgatacatcgacataatataaaatgaaGAGTAATGTAGACATAATCACATGTTCAAATATTCAATATCCAGTCCATTGCACAGTCGTCAACAACATTACAgctaatattaaaaatgaaataaaaggaCTAAGTCTACGTTGTGAATTGCAGCAGCGACATCAAGCAAATTGATTGTAAATTTAAACTCATCTTACATCattaatttcagttttttatttcataacggagaataaatttacaaccaaatgTACTAAATTGTGCTTTAGTggcaataaaaatgtacaatgttATGAatcattataataaattaacgaATCAGACCCTCAAGCTTGCAGATGACACcctaacaaaaaattactctgttcacaacaaaaaacattcaaTTTGAAGCAACTTACTTAGCCTCTTTAGTACCTGTAGCCATTTCCACCGCCTCCGTTACCGTTACCGTTGCGAGGATAGCCATTTCCGCCGCCGTTTCCACCTCCATTTCCACCCCCATTTCCATTTCCATTTCCACCCCCATTTCCATATCCATTTCCATTTCCACCCCCATTTTCACCGGCTGCCTCTTCAGCGGCGTTCTGTTCCAACGACTTCAAGATCTCTTCAGGAATTGGCGGAGGTGTGGGCAGATGAGCACCTTGAGGCACGAATCCGTTTTCGTCAGCGGTGTACTCGATCTTGATCTCTTGTCCGTCTGGTGCGGTATAAGAAAATGATCCAACTGCAGACTGCGCCTCATCGTCGGTTCCGGCATTCTTCAGCGATCCTTCTTCTTCGGCTTTGATGCCGTTGCCGGTCTCGTAACTGAATCATTTTGTAAATCACAAGTTTCGACAGGATTTTTTTCGTTACCTCCATTTGTAGCTACCGTCACCGTTGTTCACGTTTTCAGACGAGAGGATGGGGATGGGCTCTCCACCAGCGGCACCTCCGCCAGCGCCGCCGCCATTTCCGCCACCGGCACCGCCGTTGCGGCCGCCGTTCGGAGCGCCGTATACTGGTCTAGGTCCACCGTTACCTAACACAATCGCTCGATTTATTGCAAGAAGAGGCAGCTATTGATCTGATATTTATTAACAGAAGAGATTGTTTGATTGCGATAGCTCCGATTT includes the following:
- the LOC138130087 gene encoding pupal cuticle protein 20-like, with the translated sequence MKLVIVSILVGICSAARLENTYLPPNGGRGAGGGPGLAAPKPGGNGNGNGGPRPVYGAPNGGRNGGAGGGNGGGAGGGAAGGEPIPILSSENVNNGDGSYKWSYETGNGIKAEEEGSLKNAGTDDEAQSAVGSFSYTAPDGQEIKIEYTADENGFVPQGAHLPTPPPIPEEILKSLEQNAAEEAAGENGGGNGNGYGNGGGNGNGNGGGNGGGNGGGNGYPRNGNGNGGGGNGYRY